The Canis lupus familiaris isolate Mischka breed German Shepherd chromosome 1, alternate assembly UU_Cfam_GSD_1.0, whole genome shotgun sequence DNA window GGGGAAGGACTTGGGGCTGGgacccctgggtctgagggaggaggtggctgggggCCCAGACCCCTgtgtctgagggaggaggaggccaaAGACCAGGTCTGAGGGCAGCTGTCCAGGAGTCCAGACCCCATTTCTCAAGAAGCCCTGTGAGTCTGACTCCCGCTCTGCGCATCTCTTGTAAACATCCTGGTGGGAGCTGAGTGGCCCTGGGCTGCCTCCGTCAGAGATGACACAGGTTAGAGGGGGCTCAgcagggggccgggggtggggggtcataGGGGTTGTGAGGCTGAGGCCAGCAGCTGATGACCATTTCCTGTGTCAACATCATCTGGACCCACTTCGCAATTCCCGGGATTCCTCAGGGAtcaaggagggggtggggggcggggctgccggGCCCTGGACCTCGGCTTGGGACTGGGggggccccccccccgccctcacGGCCCTCACCGCTAATGACAGGTTTGGGCTGCTTCTGCGGCCTGCCTGCCCCGTCACCCCCTAGAGGCCAGACAGGACCCCCCAGGGACAGACAGACGGACACACACAGCCTCGGACCTGCTGACCTCACACCAGCCAGTCTTCCCTTGCCCACGGGCAGCACATGAGCCAGGACCCCTGCTCCTGGCTCGTATCCCAGCAGCATCTTACCAATGTTTGTGACCACCCCAGCACTGGGTCTCCCGAGCCttgtctctgagcctctgagcTTCTTTGTGTGTCTATAGATCACATTGTTTtgcatccttgtctttttctcaCTCTGGATGTCTGTGCTCTGGTCCCTTTCCGTTTGTTGGTGTCATCTTGCCACTTTTTGTGACTCCCCAATCCTGCCTGTCAGTGTCTGTCCCCCATCCCTTCTTGCTCTtctagcaaaggaaataatctaaGCCGCATCCCTGTCTTGAAGACTCAGGGTCCTGCGTAATCCCTGACCTCCTGCCTCGCACTCACCCAGTCTCCCTCAGCCTCCTGAAGCCAGGGAAGATGGAAGATGGGGAAAGATGACCCCACGGCCCCAGGGTGCGGGCCAAGGCAAGATAATCCAGGGGGACAGGCACCAGCCAGGACACTGGCCCGGCCCCAGACTCCTGACCTTTCCAGTAGAGCATTCCCCAAACAGCAGAATGGCCACACCTTTTTCTCCACCTGGGAACCAGGGTTTAGGGCGTGGACACCTGACATCAAGgtctgaaggaggaggaggctgggggttCAGGGTCTGGGGTGGCCCCCCAGGTTCCCAGTGGAAGGGGCTGCCATTGCATGATCCCTATTGTTGCTCTCAGACTGGCCCCAGGCCCAGTCCCCATCCCCTCAGGCCAGTCCATCCCCCAGGCTGGTGGCCTGAGTCACCTTGGCTGGCCCCGCcggtctgggggggggggctacgTCAGTTCTCCCCTCACTGACGCAGCCTCAGGCCCCCCCACGCTGACTCAGCCGGAAACAGGCCCCCTGAGGGGCGGAGACCCAGTGGTCAGAGGCCTGGGTCCCTGCGGGAGtagagcaggagctggggagggcccCTGGGGGGCCCTGGAAGGGGTGGCCATGACAGACCGAGAGAGCGTGCTCTTACCTGAGGCAATGAGGTCATGTCCCACCATGGGGGGGCTGTGACCTCACCTCCCCAGGGACTTGAGCAGTCACCCTCCCCCAGTGGTGGGGAATGGGAGGTGGAGGACTTTAGCCCTCATTCATCCCTGGAGCCCCCCTGCCAGCTCAGCAGTTTTGAAGGCCAGGAGAGGGCCTGCAGGGGGACCCTTAGAAATCTGTGTCACTTTTTCTTCTTACTCCCATCCCGTCTTTCACTAGGAGGGGAGATCCTTCTGGGGATGAGGCTCTGGACCTGGTCCCTCACTGGCTCTGCTCAGTGGACTTGGTGCTCATCCCGATGCCTCTGTCTGCAATGctgtcctcccaccccaccccacccccgctgtcAGCatgtctccctctcctgctctggTGTCCCGTGCAGTGTACTGCTACCTCTGCCCTGTTCCTGTCTCCACTCCCTGGCCGAGCCGCTCTCTTCTTGTGTCTGTCACCCTCATTATCATGCCTGCTCATTCACCATCTCCAGCTCTCACACTGGATATTACATCCTTCTCTGGGTCTCCCTGCATGTGTTAATAAAAATCAAGGAAGAGAATTGCAATGGCtcatatttgtttatattgaCAGCTGACCCTGTGCCTTACACGAGGGAACTCATCCTTACCCAggtgttggggtgtgtgtgtggatgggtgGAACGGCTGCTGggttatccccatttcacagataaggaaactgaggcacagagagggtgcAACAGCACCTGTGCAAGGTCCCACCTCATCTGGGCTTCTCACGCTCTCTCAGTCCCCTGTCTCTGCTGTTCCCCCCCCACTGCAGATTCTGCCCATCACTGCCGCCATGGCTCAGCACCTCCATCTCTGTGTGCCTACATATCCTGGGGCCTCTGCAGCTTTGTCAcctgctgcctgcctcccctctAAGCCTGCAACAATCTGTCCCTTTTTCTCCTGGTGTCTCTCTGCTCCTGCAATGTGTCTGCTTGGTGTGCCCATTTCTCCGTGTGTCATCTCTATCTCTGCAGTTCAGACTCTTGTCTCTGTCCCAGGGTCCCCCTCATCTCTCCAAGCGTCTCTGTCTTCTTGCTCGGGTCTCACACTCTCCTCCGCTCGCTTTCTCTGTCCCTTGGAGTCTCTCTGCCTCGCTCATCCATGTCCCCAGGCCTGTGTCCTGTGGCCCTGTCCCCAgctctcccccagcctcccctcctctcAGTCTGTCCGGTCCAGCCAACCCCCTGACCGCAGACCCCCTGCCCACAGCCCACAGCCGGGCCCCAGCTCTCCAGCCGCGGGTGTCTGCCCCTGTGGCGGCCTGGGcccaggaggtggagggaggggacgCCAATGACCTCACCAGCCCCTCTCCGAccaccccccccctttctcttttcaaCTTTTCCAACTTTTCCTTCTGTGCCCTCCTCTGAGCAAGGCAGCGTGAGCCCTGCGAGGCAGCCGGCTCTGTCTGAATGgaaaaggcaggcagggagggtgAGTCAGGATGTGTCAGGCCGCCCTCCCCTGCCgcctgccccccgcccgcccgccctggCCCCCTATATAACCCCCCAGGCGTACACACTCCCTCACTGCCAGGGCCCTCGCTGCTCACACGCAcatgcctcccctccccaggccgaGGCCCAGCTGACCCCCAGGGCTCC harbors:
- the IL11 gene encoding interleukin-11 isoform X1 yields the protein MSHHGGAVTSPPQGLEQSPSPSGGEWEVEDFSPHSSLEPPCQLSSFEGQERACRGTLRNLCHFFFLLPSRLSLGGEILLGMRLWTWSLTGSAQWTWCSSRCLCLQCCPPTPPHPRCQHVSLSCSGVPCSVLLPLPCSCLHSLAEPLSSCVCHPHYHACSFTISSSHTGYYILLWVSLHVLIKIKEENCNGSYLFILTADPVPYTRELILTQVLGCVCGWVERLLGYPHFTDKETEAQRGCNSTCARSHLIWASHALSVPCLCCSPPTADSAHHCRHGSAPPSLCAYISWGLCSFVTCCLPPL